The Candidatus Hydrogenedentota bacterium genome window below encodes:
- a CDS encoding FtsQ-type POTRA domain-containing protein: MKPSPPRRKRLPKENPKPLTARWPFRLIETLACLALIGAFIGGGVYYLRTAPEFRVRTIRVEGANKLADETIIQLSGITNADCTLFLNSAAIRARIMKQPYVRECKVTRHFPGCVAIAIEERTALATLMVNNRLFEVDDECNVLREIEPDKPHPGPFITNADGLGYVEPGKKLDNNPVACALAVWRAFSQTAMSREVTVSEISAAQENRLCMYCNELEFEIRWGRDNFEKQARKLDIFWRSQTKPVRCKSYLDLRFGNDVACK, translated from the coding sequence ATGAAGCCATCGCCCCCCAGGCGCAAACGACTGCCCAAGGAAAACCCGAAGCCGCTGACGGCGCGCTGGCCGTTCCGCCTGATCGAAACGCTGGCGTGCCTGGCGCTCATCGGGGCATTCATCGGCGGCGGCGTCTATTACTTGCGAACAGCGCCGGAATTCCGCGTGCGGACCATCCGGGTCGAGGGCGCCAACAAACTGGCGGACGAAACCATCATTCAGTTGTCCGGTATCACGAACGCGGATTGCACGCTTTTTCTCAATTCGGCGGCCATCCGCGCGCGGATCATGAAACAGCCGTATGTGCGCGAGTGCAAGGTGACGCGGCATTTTCCGGGGTGCGTGGCGATCGCCATCGAGGAACGCACGGCGCTGGCGACCCTGATGGTGAACAACCGCCTGTTCGAGGTGGACGACGAATGCAACGTGCTGCGCGAAATCGAGCCGGACAAGCCGCATCCGGGCCCCTTTATCACGAATGCGGACGGCTTGGGATATGTCGAACCGGGCAAGAAACTCGACAATAATCCGGTGGCCTGCGCGTTGGCGGTCTGGCGCGCCTTCAGCCAGACGGCCATGTCGCGCGAAGTGACCGTTTCAGAAATATCCGCCGCCCAGGAAAACCGGCTTTGCATGTATTGCAACGAACTTGAATTCGAGATCCGGTGGGGACGCGACAATTTCGAGAAACAGGCCCGCAAGCTCGATATATTCTGGCGGTCGCAAACGAAGCCGGTGCGGTGCAAGAGTTATCTCGATCTGCGGTTTGGAAACGATGTGGCATGCAAATAA
- the murC gene encoding UDP-N-acetylmuramate--L-alanine ligase, with the protein MNGLKRRVHFVGVGGIGMSGLAEILLNLGYDVSGSDLKATEITDRLAAYGLRFYEGHAASNIGDAGIVVVSAAVKSDNAEVTAARERGTLVIHRSDMLADLMRLKPNAVAVGGTHGKTTTTSMISAFLDRANIGATSIVGGILHRSGTNARWGTGDYLVAEADEHDGSFLRLHPTISVVTSIDAEHLEYYGTLDGIQRAFVDFCNRIPFYGYSIVCWDEPNIRAVIPEIESVCIPYGIEDGAAVRGSNIQLAVPDPSRPKAAQLSHLRTRFDVEVHDERLGLTGRMGTLEVNAIGTHNVRNALGACTVGLCLGMRFGMIADGLKLFDGVQRRLQVRGEARGVLVVEDYAHHPTEIASTLEAVRWAEPKRIVAVFQPHLYSRTKFFRDDFARVLASVDRAIVTDIYPSREEPMPGVDSSIVVEAAREQGAAHVSLIRDMYAVPAQIAPDLEPGDIVLVLGAGNINRIAEPLLQELART; encoded by the coding sequence GTGAATGGATTGAAACGCCGGGTCCATTTCGTCGGGGTTGGCGGTATCGGCATGAGCGGTCTTGCCGAAATCCTGCTGAACCTCGGTTACGATGTTTCGGGATCGGATCTGAAAGCGACGGAAATAACGGACCGTCTGGCCGCGTACGGGTTGCGGTTTTATGAAGGCCATGCGGCATCGAATATCGGCGATGCGGGCATCGTCGTGGTGTCGGCGGCGGTGAAATCCGACAATGCCGAAGTGACGGCGGCTCGCGAGCGCGGCACGCTGGTGATTCATCGCAGCGACATGCTCGCGGATTTGATGCGCCTCAAGCCGAACGCGGTGGCGGTCGGGGGCACGCACGGGAAGACGACGACGACCTCCATGATCAGCGCGTTTCTGGACCGCGCAAACATCGGCGCGACGAGTATCGTGGGCGGCATCCTGCACCGCAGCGGAACGAATGCCCGCTGGGGAACGGGCGATTATCTCGTCGCGGAGGCCGATGAACACGACGGCTCGTTTCTCCGGCTGCATCCGACGATTTCGGTGGTCACGAGCATTGACGCGGAACATCTCGAATATTACGGCACGTTGGATGGCATCCAGCGGGCTTTTGTGGACTTTTGCAACCGGATTCCCTTCTACGGCTATTCGATCGTGTGCTGGGACGAGCCGAACATCCGCGCCGTGATACCGGAAATCGAAAGCGTATGCATTCCGTATGGTATCGAGGACGGCGCGGCGGTTCGCGGCTCGAATATTCAGCTGGCCGTGCCGGATCCGTCCCGCCCCAAGGCGGCGCAACTGTCGCATCTGCGCACCCGGTTCGACGTGGAGGTGCATGACGAGCGCTTGGGGCTGACCGGCCGCATGGGCACGCTGGAAGTCAACGCAATCGGGACCCACAATGTCCGCAATGCGCTGGGCGCCTGCACGGTGGGCCTGTGCCTCGGCATGCGTTTCGGCATGATTGCCGACGGTTTGAAATTGTTCGACGGCGTCCAGCGGCGGCTGCAAGTCCGGGGCGAAGCGCGCGGGGTGCTGGTTGTCGAGGATTACGCGCATCATCCGACGGAGATCGCGAGCACGCTGGAAGCGGTGCGATGGGCCGAACCGAAACGGATCGTCGCGGTGTTTCAGCCGCATCTTTACAGCCGGACGAAATTCTTCCGGGACGATTTTGCCCGCGTGCTGGCTTCGGTGGATCGCGCCATCGTGACCGACATCTATCCGTCCCGCGAGGAACCGATGCCGGGCGTTGATTCCAGCATCGTGGTCGAGGCGGCCCGCGAACAGGGCGCGGCGCATGTCTCGTTGATTCGCGACATGTATGCCGTGCCGGCCCAAATCGCCCCGGATCTCGAACCGGGCGACATCGTGCTCGTGCTGGGAGCCGGAAACATCAACCGCATCGCCGAACCGTTGTTGCAGGAATTGGCGCGCACATGA
- a CDS encoding glycerophosphodiester phosphodiesterase family protein, whose product MSAQAEESAAHKAFFARPILLAAHRGGVNLWPENTLTAFRNAADTWPGILLEGDAQCTKDGHAVLLHDRTVDRTTNGTGRIEDLTLDQAKSLDAGYRFTRDKGATYPYRGQGITIPTFAEALAALPQSRFLIEIKNHPGVPEAIVRDIVAANAFDRVILASFNPILAAQVRRLNPNILTCYDVLEGVNMLVRLRSGRWADYRPQADMLAIADDLIDAFHIEPDEIRAMQAKGIPVLVHTVNGPDEMRLYLAQGVDSVLTDYPERLAAVIGER is encoded by the coding sequence ATGTCCGCGCAAGCGGAGGAATCCGCCGCGCACAAGGCGTTCTTTGCCCGGCCCATTCTGCTGGCCGCGCATCGCGGCGGCGTGAACCTCTGGCCGGAAAACACCCTGACCGCCTTCCGGAACGCCGCGGACACATGGCCCGGCATCCTTCTCGAAGGCGACGCACAATGCACGAAAGACGGCCACGCCGTACTGCTCCACGACCGGACGGTGGATCGCACAACGAACGGCACGGGGCGCATCGAGGACTTGACCCTGGATCAAGCCAAGTCGCTCGATGCGGGCTATCGCTTCACGCGCGACAAGGGCGCGACCTATCCCTATCGCGGCCAAGGCATTACGATTCCGACATTCGCGGAGGCGCTGGCCGCCCTGCCGCAATCGCGGTTCCTGATCGAAATCAAGAATCATCCCGGCGTGCCAGAGGCGATTGTCCGGGATATCGTGGCGGCCAACGCATTCGACCGCGTCATTCTGGCCTCGTTCAATCCAATCCTTGCCGCGCAGGTACGCAGGCTCAACCCGAATATCCTGACCTGTTACGATGTCCTGGAAGGCGTGAACATGCTGGTGCGATTGCGGTCGGGGCGCTGGGCGGACTATCGCCCGCAGGCGGATATGTTGGCAATCGCGGACGATCTGATTGACGCGTTCCACATCGAACCGGACGAGATTCGCGCCATGCAGGCCAAAGGCATCCCCGTGCTCGTCCATACCGTCAACGGTCCCGATGAAATGCGCCTTTATCTTGCGCAGGGCGTGGATTCCGTGCTGACGGATTATCCCGAACGCCTGGCCGCCGTGATCGGCGAACGCTGA
- a CDS encoding tetratricopeptide repeat protein: MTADNLRKKGRLTAPRVAWAALMISFVLCVAAAAAYRDRLANIAREHSVETILRNAQAAEERGDASSAEALFRRAAERRGADPAVLTELARFYDAHGMDEQADAAYARAVAVSGRNAPALARYAFFLERKNRRSELLAMCRNYLDRFPDDARANLHYGLALFRQGDHEGCLAPLRKAASSSAQAIEALSALGDAYQKLDRLEEAIAVREQVLNLSDAPEAKQVLYDMGVAYRSMERTAKAIEIFERHLQMFPRSLWTLQALHDLYAAGGYSGEAARMRMLREKLTPPMPIDRSLDLGARVLGLDLPPETAESGATILAGLYILFTGNPRGRALPELSFRALPFAGGAEVSLASSPRQLGPGPCFRGDVLIESFALTIPPDTAPGRYTISVAAVSGTGPIPLWPIEIRSVNGGGGQGGS, translated from the coding sequence ATGACAGCAGACAACCTTCGGAAAAAAGGGCGGCTGACCGCGCCGCGCGTGGCGTGGGCCGCGCTCATGATCAGTTTCGTGCTGTGCGTGGCGGCGGCCGCGGCGTATCGCGATCGTCTGGCGAATATTGCGCGTGAGCATTCCGTTGAAACGATCCTGCGCAACGCACAGGCCGCCGAGGAACGCGGCGATGCGTCCAGCGCGGAAGCGTTGTTTCGGAGAGCGGCGGAACGGCGCGGAGCCGACCCGGCGGTTCTGACGGAGCTGGCGCGCTTCTACGACGCGCACGGGATGGATGAGCAGGCGGATGCCGCGTACGCGCGCGCGGTGGCGGTGTCGGGACGCAATGCGCCGGCGCTCGCGCGGTATGCCTTTTTCCTGGAACGCAAGAACCGCCGCAGCGAACTGCTGGCCATGTGCCGGAATTACCTCGACCGTTTTCCCGATGATGCGCGGGCCAACCTCCATTACGGACTTGCCCTGTTTCGGCAAGGCGACCATGAAGGCTGCCTTGCGCCGCTTCGCAAGGCCGCGTCGAGTTCCGCGCAGGCCATCGAGGCCCTTTCGGCGCTGGGCGACGCCTATCAGAAACTAGACAGACTGGAAGAAGCCATTGCGGTGCGCGAACAGGTGTTGAATCTGTCGGACGCTCCCGAGGCAAAGCAAGTTCTGTACGACATGGGCGTGGCCTATCGTTCAATGGAGCGGACGGCCAAGGCCATCGAGATTTTCGAACGTCATCTGCAAATGTTTCCCCGATCCCTGTGGACTCTGCAGGCGCTGCACGATCTCTACGCCGCCGGCGGCTATTCGGGCGAGGCGGCGCGCATGCGCATGCTGCGCGAAAAACTAACCCCGCCGATGCCCATCGATCGCTCGCTGGATTTGGGCGCGCGCGTGCTGGGTCTTGATCTTCCGCCGGAGACCGCCGAATCGGGCGCGACCATCTTGGCCGGCCTTTACATTCTCTTCACGGGGAATCCGCGGGGCCGGGCGCTGCCGGAATTGTCTTTTCGCGCATTGCCTTTCGCCGGGGGCGCGGAAGTGTCGCTCGCGTCGTCGCCCCGGCAACTGGGACCGGGTCCTTGTTTTCGCGGCGATGTCCTGATTGAGTCATTTGCGCTGACAATTCCGCCCGATACGGCGCCGGGGCGGTACACGATAAGCGTCGCCGCGGTGTCCGGCACGGGCCCGATACCGCTTTGGCCGATCGAAATCCGATCGGTGAACGGCGGCGGAGGCCAGGGTGGATCATGA
- a CDS encoding 4Fe-4S dicluster domain-containing protein gives MAHATAKTGYQQLVARLNKAPQGAPPSDLLYKILGMLFSEEEAAKVALLPIKPFGVKQAATVWQMSLADAQALLDRLADRALLLDFPGRDGAMHYILPPPMAGFFEFSMMRVRDDIDQHVLAELFHQYLHVEEDFVKALFATGETQFGRVLVQEAVLSSENALHVMDYERATEVIATSPQVGVSLCYCRHKKQHIGQACDAPMDICMTFNAAAGSLIRHGYARAIEKAEAVDLLNQATERGLVQFAENNQRRVSFICHCCGCCCEAMLAARKFGVMRPIHTTNFIPVVVLDACTGCGRCVSACPVEAMALVSANDSAAPNRRVAKLDDRMCLGCGVCVRACGKNALKLESRSERVITPVDSVHRAVLMAVERGTLPELIFDNQASASHRAMAAILGAIVKLPPIKRAMASRQMKSRYVNLLLSRVKAS, from the coding sequence ATGGCTCATGCCACGGCAAAAACGGGATATCAACAACTCGTCGCGCGCCTGAACAAGGCGCCGCAGGGAGCGCCGCCGTCGGATCTCTTGTACAAAATCCTCGGCATGCTCTTTTCCGAAGAGGAGGCGGCGAAGGTTGCGCTGCTTCCCATCAAGCCCTTCGGCGTCAAGCAGGCCGCCACGGTGTGGCAGATGTCCCTTGCGGACGCGCAGGCTTTGCTTGACCGCCTTGCGGATCGCGCGTTGCTGCTCGATTTTCCGGGACGCGACGGCGCCATGCACTACATTCTTCCGCCGCCGATGGCGGGATTCTTCGAGTTTTCGATGATGCGCGTGCGTGACGACATAGACCAGCATGTCCTCGCGGAACTGTTCCACCAGTACCTCCACGTCGAGGAGGATTTCGTCAAGGCGCTCTTCGCGACCGGCGAGACGCAGTTCGGCCGCGTGCTTGTGCAGGAGGCGGTGTTGTCGAGTGAAAACGCCCTGCATGTCATGGACTACGAGCGGGCGACGGAAGTCATCGCCACGTCGCCGCAAGTGGGCGTCAGCCTGTGCTATTGCCGGCACAAGAAACAGCATATCGGCCAGGCGTGCGATGCGCCGATGGATATCTGCATGACCTTCAATGCCGCGGCCGGTTCGCTTATCCGGCACGGCTACGCCCGCGCCATCGAAAAGGCCGAGGCCGTGGATCTGCTCAATCAGGCCACCGAACGGGGATTGGTCCAATTCGCCGAAAACAACCAAAGGCGCGTGAGTTTCATCTGCCATTGCTGCGGATGCTGTTGCGAGGCCATGCTGGCCGCGCGCAAGTTCGGCGTGATGCGGCCCATCCACACGACGAACTTCATTCCCGTTGTCGTCCTGGACGCCTGCACGGGCTGTGGCCGCTGCGTGTCCGCATGCCCGGTCGAGGCGATGGCGCTGGTTTCGGCAAACGATTCCGCAGCGCCGAATCGCCGGGTCGCGAAACTCGATGATCGCATGTGCCTTGGTTGCGGGGTGTGCGTGCGCGCCTGCGGCAAGAATGCCCTGAAACTCGAATCGCGCTCCGAACGCGTGATCACGCCGGTGGATTCCGTCCATCGCGCCGTACTCATGGCCGTCGAGCGCGGAACACTTCCGGAATTGATTTTCGACAATCAGGCGTCGGCCAGCCATCGGGCCATGGCGGCCATCCTCGGCGCCATCGTGAAACTGCCGCCGATCAAGCGCGCCATGGCAAGCAGGCAAATGAAATCACGTTACGTGAATCTATTACTGTCCCGCGTCAAAGCGTCCTGA
- a CDS encoding nucleotidyltransferase domain-containing protein: protein MKFGLKETVIGQIQSVFARYPQVERAILYGSRAKGPCKTGSDIDLALVGGDDLNLKVLYRIMDDMDDLLLPYSFDLSILRYIGDPEVVDHIRRVGKLFYQKAAEPAPQEPLPPENGNAATKES from the coding sequence ATGAAGTTCGGTTTGAAGGAAACGGTCATTGGGCAAATTCAGTCCGTGTTTGCCCGCTATCCGCAGGTGGAGCGGGCCATTCTTTACGGTTCTCGCGCCAAAGGACCCTGCAAGACCGGTTCCGACATTGACCTGGCGCTCGTTGGCGGGGACGATCTGAATCTGAAGGTGCTGTACCGTATCATGGACGACATGGACGATCTGCTCCTGCCGTATTCCTTCGACCTTTCCATCCTGCGGTACATCGGCGACCCCGAAGTGGTCGATCACATTCGGCGAGTGGGAAAACTTTTTTATCAGAAAGCGGCGGAGCCAGCCCCGCAGGAACCACTTCCCCCTGAAAACGGGAACGCCGCCACGAAAGAATCGTGA
- a CDS encoding SDR family oxidoreductase, whose translation MRKLMVTGYGGFVAGSVVWQAARSGDWNVYALSLLEKQEERERFHCIPFDLCDGAKLEKVFAEVRPEAVVHTAALADIDYCQTHQADAVRVNVDATRDMARLCAGSGAKMILCSTDTVFDGTKGMYTEEDSPHAVNFYAETKVEAERIVRETVPNGVVARLSLVMGLSVLGAGNSFLAKMITALKKGEPVQFPANEIRTPVDVITVGRAFLELAGNDFAGTIHLAGSTRINRYEMACEIAAHLGYPRELVIATDSNAMPGRAPRPNDASLDNAKAKRLLETPMQSLMGGLDLVLRMKQAQESESVF comes from the coding sequence ATGCGGAAGTTGATGGTGACGGGATATGGCGGCTTCGTCGCGGGAAGCGTGGTGTGGCAGGCGGCGCGAAGCGGGGATTGGAACGTGTACGCGTTGTCGCTCCTCGAGAAGCAGGAGGAGCGGGAACGTTTTCATTGCATCCCGTTCGACTTGTGCGACGGGGCAAAGCTGGAAAAGGTTTTCGCGGAGGTCCGCCCGGAGGCGGTCGTACATACGGCGGCGTTGGCGGACATTGATTACTGCCAGACCCATCAGGCGGATGCCGTGCGGGTGAATGTGGATGCGACGCGGGACATGGCGCGGCTCTGCGCCGGGTCAGGCGCGAAAATGATCCTGTGTTCGACGGACACCGTGTTCGACGGCACAAAAGGCATGTATACCGAGGAGGATTCCCCGCACGCGGTCAACTTCTATGCCGAGACAAAGGTCGAGGCGGAGCGGATCGTGCGCGAGACGGTTCCGAACGGGGTCGTGGCGCGGCTGTCGCTGGTGATGGGTTTGTCGGTGCTGGGCGCAGGCAATTCGTTCCTGGCCAAGATGATCACTGCGCTAAAAAAGGGCGAACCGGTCCAATTTCCCGCAAACGAAATACGCACACCGGTGGACGTTATCACGGTGGGCCGGGCCTTCCTGGAACTGGCGGGAAACGATTTCGCCGGGACGATTCACCTTGCCGGTTCGACGCGGATCAACCGTTACGAGATGGCATGCGAAATCGCCGCGCATCTCGGTTATCCGCGCGAACTCGTGATCGCGACCGACTCCAACGCCATGCCGGGCCGCGCGCCGCGTCCGAACGACGCCTCGCTGGACAATGCCAAGGCGAAACGACTCCTCGAAACGCCGATGCAATCCCTCATGGGCGGCCTTGACCTCGTGCTGCGCATGAAACAGGCGCAGGAAAGCGAATCGGTATTCTGA
- a CDS encoding XRE family transcriptional regulator, translating to MQDKTSLGHTIRTLREARHLSVEQLAEKSQLNRKLLEELEADEHVASLAPIIKIARGLGVPLSALIDDAPTAAPVVVRGGRSETSMEMSGLGPYCLSTLDFHPLAKNKRDRHMEPFVVEVHPTVPEECTLSFHDGEEFLYVLSGRIEVIHGGQRYELAPGDSIYYDSSTPHQVQAIGDTDARILAVVYA from the coding sequence ATGCAGGATAAAACGAGCTTGGGCCACACCATTCGCACCTTGCGCGAGGCCCGCCATCTGAGCGTCGAACAACTCGCGGAAAAAAGCCAACTCAACCGGAAACTGCTCGAGGAACTCGAAGCGGACGAACATGTCGCGTCGCTGGCGCCGATTATCAAGATCGCGCGGGGACTCGGCGTGCCGTTGAGCGCGCTCATAGACGACGCGCCGACGGCGGCGCCGGTGGTCGTTCGGGGAGGGCGTTCGGAAACGTCCATGGAAATGTCGGGGCTGGGACCGTATTGCCTGAGCACGCTGGATTTTCATCCGCTCGCGAAAAACAAACGGGACCGCCACATGGAGCCCTTCGTCGTGGAGGTGCATCCGACCGTGCCCGAAGAATGCACGCTGTCGTTTCACGATGGCGAGGAATTCCTGTACGTCCTTTCGGGGCGCATCGAGGTCATTCATGGCGGCCAGCGCTACGAATTGGCGCCCGGTGACAGCATCTATTACGATTCCTCGACGCCGCACCAGGTTCAAGCCATCGGCGATACTGACGCGCGAATCCTCGCGGTCGTCTACGCCTGA
- a CDS encoding sigma factor-like helix-turn-helix DNA-binding protein, whose product MTEYRPEYWEISIDVANLDRIPANRALWFETEEDRERRYALREFYQEVAPSVRGLIESELTGRQREVVLLYFYYGKTQEDIAVLLDLSQSTVSRHLFGTARGGRKVGGALPKLRKAIDRRPDPAIMEALSTLQERLSA is encoded by the coding sequence ATGACGGAATACCGGCCCGAATATTGGGAAATCTCGATCGATGTAGCGAATCTTGATCGTATCCCCGCGAATCGTGCGTTATGGTTTGAGACGGAAGAAGATCGTGAGCGGCGGTATGCCCTGCGGGAATTCTACCAGGAGGTGGCCCCGTCCGTGCGCGGACTGATCGAGTCCGAACTCACCGGACGCCAGCGCGAAGTGGTGCTTTTGTACTTCTATTATGGCAAGACACAGGAAGACATCGCCGTCCTCCTCGACCTGTCGCAGTCAACGGTCAGCCGGCACTTGTTCGGAACGGCGCGCGGCGGCAGGAAAGTCGGCGGCGCGTTGCCCAAACTGCGCAAGGCCATTGACCGGCGCCCCGATCCTGCCATTATGGAAGCGCTCAGCACGTTACAGGAGCGCTTGAGCGCATGA
- a CDS encoding nucleotidyltransferase substrate binding protein, giving the protein MNSQDIRWIQRYNHLGQAYGQLHNAVELAGQRALSDLEEQGMIQAFEYTHELAWNVMKDFLEDQGLRDLYGSKDTTREAFKRGLIENGEIWMDMIKSRNLSSHTYNRDVARMIVRAIREHYCMEFGRLLERLKPLTGEKSA; this is encoded by the coding sequence ATGAACAGCCAGGATATCCGATGGATACAGCGTTACAATCACCTCGGGCAAGCATACGGGCAATTGCACAATGCCGTGGAACTCGCCGGACAGCGCGCGTTGAGCGATCTGGAAGAACAGGGCATGATTCAAGCCTTCGAGTACACCCACGAACTGGCATGGAACGTCATGAAGGATTTTCTCGAAGATCAGGGGCTACGCGATCTCTATGGGTCGAAGGACACCACGCGGGAGGCGTTCAAAAGAGGTCTCATCGAAAATGGTGAAATCTGGATGGACATGATCAAGAGCAGGAATCTCAGTTCGCATACCTACAACCGCGATGTCGCCCGAATGATAGTCCGGGCGATTCGGGAGCATTACTGCATGGAGTTCGGGCGGCTTCTCGAAAGATTGAAGCCTTTGACCGGAGAAAAATCGGCATGA
- a CDS encoding hybrid sensor histidine kinase/response regulator yields MYAEVATPLEVVQANLPGWQVIEKERKEKRGRILVVDDENGPRQALRMLLKEEYEVFLASDVASALVILERESIDLVITDIRMPRQSGVDLLRIIKEQHPEIQVIILTGYAHLDTAMKAVEFGAFVYLEKPFDNNAMLTYVHAGLDKTRQERERRVMERLAIEANRFETFGRLVSGVMHDMGSPLSVIGATIEMMLDNPERTDATDRLKTMQAQVRHCSEMVRSAMNVLRQESRGKTMFSLNSVVNTCLEVGHPSMRTCGVTAHKELAPDLGSCLGDLVLVRQAVLNLIANACQAMKEWEEPRELFLRTWMEDGEACLAVEDTGPGIPEEHRECIFDAFFTTKGEQGTGLGLAVVRNAMKQHGGSVALLERPGRGATFVLRFPTVTLEEAVEAMRDNNVRTL; encoded by the coding sequence ATGTACGCGGAAGTGGCGACGCCATTGGAGGTGGTCCAAGCGAATCTGCCCGGCTGGCAGGTGATCGAAAAGGAAAGAAAAGAAAAAAGGGGGCGCATTTTGGTGGTGGACGACGAAAATGGCCCCCGGCAGGCGTTGCGCATGCTGCTCAAGGAGGAATACGAAGTTTTTCTGGCGTCCGATGTTGCCTCGGCGCTGGTGATTTTGGAGCGGGAATCCATTGATTTGGTCATTACGGACATCCGGATGCCGCGCCAGTCCGGCGTGGATCTCCTTCGGATCATCAAGGAGCAACATCCGGAGATTCAGGTCATTATCCTGACCGGCTACGCGCATCTGGACACGGCGATGAAGGCGGTGGAATTCGGCGCGTTCGTCTATCTGGAAAAGCCTTTCGACAACAACGCCATGCTGACCTATGTGCATGCGGGGCTGGACAAGACGCGGCAGGAACGCGAACGCCGCGTGATGGAACGCCTGGCCATCGAGGCGAACCGTTTCGAGACGTTCGGCAGGCTGGTGTCGGGCGTGATGCACGACATGGGTTCGCCGCTGTCGGTCATTGGCGCGACCATCGAGATGATGCTGGACAACCCCGAACGCACCGACGCCACGGATCGCCTCAAGACGATGCAGGCCCAGGTCAGGCACTGCAGCGAAATGGTCCGTTCGGCGATGAACGTGCTGCGGCAGGAAAGCCGCGGCAAGACGATGTTCAGTCTCAACAGCGTCGTCAATACCTGCCTGGAAGTGGGGCATCCGTCCATGCGGACCTGCGGTGTCACGGCGCACAAGGAACTCGCGCCGGATTTGGGTTCGTGTCTGGGCGATTTGGTGCTTGTGCGGCAGGCCGTGCTCAACCTGATTGCGAACGCGTGCCAGGCCATGAAGGAGTGGGAGGAACCGCGCGAACTGTTCCTGCGCACATGGATGGAAGACGGCGAGGCATGCTTGGCGGTCGAAGACACGGGGCCGGGCATTCCGGAAGAACATCGCGAGTGCATTTTCGATGCCTTCTTCACGACCAAGGGCGAACAGGGCACCGGCCTTGGACTGGCCGTGGTCCGGAACGCCATGAAACAGCACGGCGGATCGGTCGCGTTGCTGGAGCGTCCCGGCCGGGGCGCCACGTTCGTGCTGCGGTTTCCGACGGTAACGCTCGAGGAAGCGGTAGAAGCCATGCGGGACAACAATGTCAGGACGCTTTGA